In Thiovibrio frasassiensis, one DNA window encodes the following:
- a CDS encoding 5-formyltetrahydrofolate cyclo-ligase, translating into MAEERTTLRTKILAARDTLLAGERQRKSRAITERLLALPEFAAARTIFTYVSFRSEVETLGLITHCLDRGVTVSVPLTLPAEHRLLPYAITDIIRDLAPGYCSIPEPLESLPLVDPASIEVVVTPGSVFDAKGGRLGYGGGYYDRFLQTAAPQALRIGLAFDLQVVAAVPLKNHDEQLDYLVTETRTIQFSRVQQ; encoded by the coding sequence ATGGCAGAAGAGCGAACCACCCTGCGGACAAAGATATTGGCCGCCCGCGATACCCTCTTGGCGGGAGAAAGACAGCGTAAAAGCCGGGCTATTACCGAACGCCTTCTCGCTCTGCCGGAATTTGCCGCTGCCCGCACCATTTTCACCTATGTCAGCTTCCGGAGCGAAGTGGAAACCCTGGGGCTCATCACGCATTGCCTGGACAGGGGGGTAACGGTGAGCGTGCCCCTGACCCTGCCTGCGGAACACCGACTGCTGCCCTATGCCATCACCGATATAATCCGGGATCTTGCCCCGGGCTATTGCTCCATTCCGGAACCATTAGAATCTTTGCCCCTGGTGGACCCTGCCTCCATCGAGGTGGTGGTGACGCCGGGCAGCGTCTTTGACGCCAAGGGAGGACGGCTGGGTTACGGCGGCGGCTATTATGACCGCTTTCTCCAGACGGCGGCGCCCCAGGCCCTGCGGATCGGCCTGGCCTTTGATCTCCAGGTGGTTGCGGCGGTGCCCCTTAAAAACCACGATGAGCAGCTCGATTATCTTGTCACCGAAACCCGCACCATCCAGTTTAGCCGTGTACAACAATAA